In Scatophagus argus isolate fScaArg1 chromosome 3, fScaArg1.pri, whole genome shotgun sequence, one genomic interval encodes:
- the smug1 gene encoding single-strand-selective monofunctional uracil-DNA glycosylase 1 isoform X2, which yields MNPGPFGMAQTGVPFGEVKSVVDWLKITGQVGHPPDEHPKRRITGLACTQSEVSGARFWGFFRKLCVDPTLFFQHCFVHNLCPLIFMSASGKNLTPPELPLAERESLLAFCDTALCQAVEALGVSMVIGVGRVAEQRARRALLAAGVNVRVEGIMHPSPRNPRANKGWEDEAKTKLEKLGVMSLFSSG from the exons ATGAATCCAGGACCTTTCGGCATGGCGCAGACAGGG GTTCCCTTTGGTGAGGTGAAGTCAGTTGTTGATTGGCTGAAGATCACTGGGCAGGTCGGTCATCCTCCTGATGAGCATCCAAAGCGACGGATCACGGGACTTGCCTGCACCCAGAGTGAAGTGAGTGGTGCACGTTTCTGGGGTTTCTTCAGGAAGTTGTGCGTTGATCCAACACTGTTCTTCCAGCACTGTTTCGTACACAATCTGTGCCCTCTCATATTCATGAGTGCCAGCGGAAAGAATTTAACTCCCCCTGAGCTGCCTCTCGCTGAACGGGAGTCCCTCCTGGCCTTCTGTGACACTGCACTGTGCCAGGCGGTGGAGGCCCTGGGCGTCTCCATGGTGATCGGAGTTGGGAGGGTGGCAGAGCAGCGGGCGCGGCGAGCTCTGCTTGCTGCTGGTGTCAACGTGCGAGTGGAGGGCATCATGCATCCGTCGCCGAGGAACCCACGGGCTAATAAAGGCTGGGAGGACGAAGCTAAAACCAAGCTGGAAAAGCTTGGAGTCATGTCGCTGTTCAGCAGTGGGTGA
- the smug1 gene encoding single-strand-selective monofunctional uracil-DNA glycosylase 1 isoform X1 — protein sequence MSGDDTSADETGKLACGHDGDKPLCDSKEQHFKPTPEVNLTPSSRFLQVELELNAHLRRLTFSDPVRYIYNPLEYAWDTHRCYVEKYCRGGQRILFLGMNPGPFGMAQTGVPFGEVKSVVDWLKITGQVGHPPDEHPKRRITGLACTQSEVSGARFWGFFRKLCVDPTLFFQHCFVHNLCPLIFMSASGKNLTPPELPLAERESLLAFCDTALCQAVEALGVSMVIGVGRVAEQRARRALLAAGVNVRVEGIMHPSPRNPRANKGWEDEAKTKLEKLGVMSLFSSG from the exons ATGTCAGGTGACGACACATCTGCAGATGAGACCGGTAAGCTCGCTTGTGGACATGATGGGGACAAGCCTTTGTGTGACTCCAAGGAACAGCATTTTAAACCGACCCCGGAGGTCAACCTGACTCCCTCCTCCAGATTTCTGCAGGTTGagctggagctgaacgcccacCTCCGGAGACTCACCTTCAGCGACCCCGTCCGGTATATTTACAACCCGCTGGAGTACGCCTGGGACACCCACCGCTGCTACGTGGAGAAGTACTGTCGAGGGGGACAAAGGATCCTGTTCTTAGGGATGAATCCAGGACCTTTCGGCATGGCGCAGACAGGG GTTCCCTTTGGTGAGGTGAAGTCAGTTGTTGATTGGCTGAAGATCACTGGGCAGGTCGGTCATCCTCCTGATGAGCATCCAAAGCGACGGATCACGGGACTTGCCTGCACCCAGAGTGAAGTGAGTGGTGCACGTTTCTGGGGTTTCTTCAGGAAGTTGTGCGTTGATCCAACACTGTTCTTCCAGCACTGTTTCGTACACAATCTGTGCCCTCTCATATTCATGAGTGCCAGCGGAAAGAATTTAACTCCCCCTGAGCTGCCTCTCGCTGAACGGGAGTCCCTCCTGGCCTTCTGTGACACTGCACTGTGCCAGGCGGTGGAGGCCCTGGGCGTCTCCATGGTGATCGGAGTTGGGAGGGTGGCAGAGCAGCGGGCGCGGCGAGCTCTGCTTGCTGCTGGTGTCAACGTGCGAGTGGAGGGCATCATGCATCCGTCGCCGAGGAACCCACGGGCTAATAAAGGCTGGGAGGACGAAGCTAAAACCAAGCTGGAAAAGCTTGGAGTCATGTCGCTGTTCAGCAGTGGGTGA